In Planctomycetia bacterium, the sequence GGGCACCACTTCGAGGGCATGACGGTGGGCCGGATCGATCGGATCCTTGTGCGGCACCGCCTTGGGGAGGTCTTCGGGGATGTGCAGGAAGAGATTGCCTCCCTGCGACAAGTTCAACAACTGCATGCCGACGCCGATGCCGAACACCGGGATGCGCTTGCGGGCGGCCATTTGCACCAGCATGCGATCGAAGGTTTCGCGACGGGCGTCGAGCGTACGAATCGAGGGGTGAAGCATGAAACCGTCGCGGCGCGGGTCCAGGTCGGCGCCGCCGGTCAGAATGATTCCGTCCAGCATGTGGAGCACGCGTTCCAGATCGTCTTCGTCGGCCAACGGCGGAATGACGACGGGAATCCCCCCCGCGGCCACCACCGAGTCAAAGTATCCCGCGGTCAGAAAACTGAAGGCCGGAGCGTCCTTCTTGGCGGCCCGGTAGTCAGCATTGATTCCGATCAGCGGCTTGGCTTGCGACATCGTCGACTCCTTTGTTTTCTTGGAACACGTCCTGTGTTCGAAAAAAGACTCGTCACGCGTAGGTCTGAGACCGTCCCGGGAGACGCGCGCAAGAGAGGCGAGCTGAGGCGCCGAACCTGGTGAGACCGCTGGGGCGCTGCAAGATTCCAGCACGCGTTCATGCGGCTCGAACTTGCCCGGCCGATCGGCGTTCGTCCCGTCAATTCCCTGACGTGACGTCGCCGCCAAGCGTCGGCGTTTCGTTCCACCCGTCCTGGGTTTGTTGGTCCTGAGTTGACGTCCCTATCGTCAGTGGTCTCGTGATCTGCAAGCCGCAACGTGTAATGATCCGTTGACGTGCGACTTGCCACGGGGGCGGTTATACGCCTGAGGAATTGAGCCGCAAGCGCCCCACGCGATTTGGTACCCGGAATCCTGCCGACCCCTACAACCTGGGCAAGCACCTCGGTGCTAGCAGAAACTGCTGGCGCGCATGGGTTTACGATCGGCGGTTAGCAGGGGAGAATAAGCAGGGACTTGCAGCCGCGATTCGAATATCGCACTATCCCCGCGATTCCACGCGAAATAAGACTCACTGACACCCGCCCTATGCGCTACCAAAACGTCTGTTTGGAAAGCTTCGGATACACGCTTCCCGATGAAGTCGTCACCTCGGCCGAGATCGAAGAGCGATTGCGGCCCTTGTACGAGCGATTGAGGTTGCCCGAGGGGCGACTGGAATTGATGACGGGAATTCGTGAGCGACGATTCTGGGCTCCCGGAACGCTGCCCAGCGCGAAGAGCATTGAGAGCGGCGAAAAAGCGATCGCCGCCGCTGGCATCGAACGCGGTCTCATCGGCGCCTTGGTGCATGGCTCGGTCTGCCGCGATCATCTGGAGCCGGCCACCGCTTGCGCCGTGCATCATGGTCTGGGCTTGTCCGAAGAGTGCGCGATCTACGACGTGTCCAACGCCTGCCTCGGGCTGTTGAACGGCATGTTGCAAGTCGCCAATATGATCGAACTTGGACAAATTCGCGCCGGCCTGGTCGTCGGCACCGAAAGCAGCCGGCCGCTGGTGGAGACGACGATCGATCAACTCAATCGGGATACATCGCTGACCCGTGCGCAGATGAAACTCGCTGTGGCGTCGTTGACGATCGGATCAGGCAGCTGCGCAATGTTGCTGGTGGACAAAGAATTGAGCCAGTTGGGCAACCGCTTGACGTCCGGCACGGCGCGAGCGTACACGGCGCATCATCAGCTTTGCCACAACGGCCACGACGAAGCGATCGGCTCCGGCATGGCCCCGTTGATGGATACGGACAGCGAAAAGCTGTTGATCG encodes:
- a CDS encoding gamma-glutamyl-gamma-aminobutyrate hydrolase family protein, yielding MSQAKPLIGINADYRAAKKDAPAFSFLTAGYFDSVVAAGGIPVVIPPLADEDDLERVLHMLDGIILTGGADLDPRRDGFMLHPSIRTLDARRETFDRMLVQMAARKRIPVFGIGVGMQLLNLSQGGNLFLHIPEDLPKAVPHKDPIDPAHRHALEVVPGSIMERVYGEGEIRVNSMHHMAVDEVAPGFRVTARCPDGVVEAIESTQDAWFAFGTQFHPEADSASALDLRIFEEFLGGIRGEVVESVRLVA
- a CDS encoding 3-oxoacyl-ACP synthase III; protein product: MRYQNVCLESFGYTLPDEVVTSAEIEERLRPLYERLRLPEGRLELMTGIRERRFWAPGTLPSAKSIESGEKAIAAAGIERGLIGALVHGSVCRDHLEPATACAVHHGLGLSEECAIYDVSNACLGLLNGMLQVANMIELGQIRAGLVVGTESSRPLVETTIDQLNRDTSLTRAQMKLAVASLTIGSGSCAMLLVDKELSQLGNRLTSGTARAYTAHHQLCHNGHDEAIGSGMAPLMDTDSEKLLIEGVAAARRTFDFHLEEASWQRADVNKTFCHQVGAAHRKLLFESLQLDPVMDFPTVVFLGNMGSVSLPITMAMGIEQGWLQRDDRVSLLGIGSGINVVMAGVAWQGMPSEPHKARRNALSERLSI